The region AGGCTAAAGGTCTTCCCCGCCACCGGCAGGGCAGGTGCGCCGGGCCCGCGGTCCGCCCCTGTCGCGCCCGAATCTTTCGCCGTGCTGCCCACAGCGGGAATCTCGATGCGCTGGCCGACCTTCAGGCGCCTGATGTCGCCGATGTTGTTCCTGCGGCAGATCTCGCCGATCAGCGCCTCGGCCTGGTTGACGGTGACGCCGAAACTGCGCACCAGGATCTTGTGCAGGTTGTCGCCGGCCTTGATGACGTAGGTCGTGCCGTTGTGCGGCACGTGCCCGCCTCCGGGACGAGGGCGATGACGGGCGGCGTGCTTGCCGGTCCTGCCTGCCTCCTTGGGTGCCGACGCCTCCTCAAGGGCTTTGGGACTCAGCTCGAAACGGGGATCCATGGCGGCATGCAGCAGGTGCGCGGGCGCCGAAGCGGCAATGGCGAACAGGAAAACCAGGGTGCTGCGAGTACAGGTACATGAGAACATTGCATCTCCATGGTCGGCCCGAATAAGGCGCCCTTTACGGGGCGGGGCCGATAAAATAATATTCCCGCACAGTGATGAAAAAGGTCCGCAACCGGTGCTTCCGGCGGCTAGTTCAGCGATACGACGATGGCGTTCAGTTTCGCGCCTCTCCGGTAGAGCAGCAGGTCGGCCCCGCCGTCCGCCTGGCCGCGCTCGACCTCGTACCCGGCGACACGCTCACGGGAGGTCACCCGGTAGGTGCCGCTGCCGGCCAGTTCCGTCAGCACCGTCTTCAACAATGCCTCGTCGAGGCGCGGCGCTTTGACCGCCAGGACCTGGACCGCCTTGATGCGGTCCTTTTCCCGGAATATCCGGCATTCGTAATGCGGTCCCGCATAGCGTTCCCACCCCGGATGCCGGGCGGCATACCGGCTGTCGCGGCCATGGGCCGGGACGAACGCCGGCAGCGGCGCAGCAGCCGGGCCGGCCGGGGAAGGGCGCGCGCTGGAAATCGCCGTCTGGGCGCCCGCCGGGCCAGGGGCCGGTTTGGGCTGCCCCGCGGAAGCAGGGGGGGAAGGGGGGCGCACAACAGCCAGGACCCCCGGATTCGGCCGCAGCAGATACCATGCTCCGGCAACGACACACGCCATGACGGCCAGGGCGATGCCTGCCCAGCGTTTCCGCCGTCTGCCCGGCAATTCGAAGCCCTCGATGAAAGGGGCGATATCGTTCCGGCTCTCCTCATCGGCCATCGCGGGCGTCGCGATGCGAAAGTCGCCCGGCGTCGATGCGGCGGAAGGCGCCAGGGCCGTGTGCGCCGGACGGTTGCCGCTTCGGGCCGTCTTGGGTACGGAAGGAGGGTGGGGCGGCCGGACCGCGGCAGGCGGCGGTGCTGGGGTCGGTGGCCCACCGGCAGCGGATAGTGCCGCGGGCATGTCCGGAGCGAGGGGGGCATGGCCGGCTGCCAGGTTGGCCGCCGTCTCGGGGACGGCCAAACGCCGGGACGATGCCGCCTTGGTGCGGGGGGGCGGGCTGGGCGCCTCCCGGACCGGGACAGCGCTCGCCACGGGGACGTCGCTTTCCTGTCCCGAGTCCCGGGCCCCGGGCATGGTGTTCATGAACTCGTCCAGCGACGTTACCAGCACGAACGGATCATCTGCTGGAGCCGCTGATTCGCGGGGAGGGGCCGGCGCGGCGCCGGCCGGTTCCCGGGGGTGGTCCTGTTGCGCGTGGAGTGGGCGGCAGATCTGCTCCCATTGGGGGCCGAGGATCGATTGGAGGGCAGCGGCTAAGGCTTCGGCCAGTTTCGGCTCGGGCAGGGTCAGGTCGAGCAGATGTTCGAAGAGCCCCGTGACCTGCCGGGCGCCGCCATCGCTTTCGTGCATCAGGATAAAGGCGGGCGCTCCGTTCCTGAGCAGCATCTGGATGTGCCGGGCAATCTCCTCGGCGTTGATGCCGGATATCCGGTTCTGGATACAGACGACCGTCGGGCGTTTTACGAAAATATCCTGCAGCGCCTGATCGATGTCGGCCACCACATCGATCGTGACCTTGATGGCCGCGTGGAGGTACTGCTTGATGTATTCCGTCTTGGGACTGTTGGAGATGATGACGAGGCTGACCATTGGTGACCTTTTCGACATGATTGGTCTTGTTTTATCGCATGACGGCTCGGGGCTTGTCAATCTACCATAACTAACACGACTTAAGGTGAAAGAAAATAGTCGTTTTTTGGTAAAAGCCACTCTCCTGCCGCCGGACATGGCCAGGCCGCCAGCGGCAGGCGGGAAGATGGCGGCAGTTTTTCCTTCGTCTCGGAAAAGTGGGCTTGCGCGGCGAGGTTCCGCCATACTATACTGAATGCCGCTCCTGGCGACAGGGGCGAGATTTTGTTCAACAGGAGATGTGACCGTGAATCCGAGATTTCCCGCCGAATGGGAGGCGCAGGACGGCGTCCTGCTGGCCTGGCCCCACGAAGGCACCGATTGGGCCTACATGCTGGACGATGTCCGCCCGGTCTTTGCCGATATTATCCGCCGGATCACCCGGTTCGAACGGGTGGTGTTGACCGCGCCCAACGCCGCCTCGGCCCGGGAGTACCTGGCTGCCGCCGGCATCGGCCTGGAGCGGGTCGTTATCTGCGAGATGCCCAACAACGATACCTGGGCGCGGGACTTTGGCCCCATCACGGTGATCTTCAACGGCCAGCCGGTGCTGCTGGACTTCGGCTTCAACGGCTGGGGGCTCAAGTTCGCCGCCAACCATGACAATCTGATTTCCAAACGGCTCAAGGAACAAGGCGCGCTGGTGCCCAACCTCAAGACCGTCGGCCTGGTCCTGGAGGGAGGCAGCGTGGAGAGCGACGGCCTCGGCACCATCCTGACCACCGCGGAGTGCCTGCTTTCGCCCAACCGCAACCCCCAGTTGGACAAGGGGGAGGTCGAACTGGCCCTGGCTTCTCTCTTGGGGGCCGGGCGCGTGCTCTGGCTCAACCACGGTTTCCTGGCCGGGGACGACACCGACTCCCATATCGACACCCTGGCGCGTATCTGCCCGGACAATACCATCGTCTATACGGCCTGCGACGACCCCCGGGACGAACATTACCCGGAACTGAAGCTGATGGAGGAGGAATTGAAGGCCTTCCGGGCGCCGGACGGCTCCCCCTACCGGCTGCTCCCGCTTCCCTGGCCCAGGGCCCGTTTCGATGAGCAGGCCCACCGCCTGCCGGCCACCTATGCCAATTTTCTGGTGATCAACGGCGCCGTGCTGGTACCCACCTACCGGGACCCGGAGAAGGACGGCCCGGCCATGGCGTGCATCGGCCAGGCATTTCCCGGCCGGGAGATCATCGGCATCGACTGCCTGCCGCTCCTGGAGCAGCACGGCTCGCTGCACTGCGTGACCATGCAGTTGCCCCAGGGGGTGCTGCCATGACGCGCCTCCTCACGGCGGCATTGATCCAGCAGCGGTGCGGCAACGATAAAAAGGCGAACCTGGACGGAACGTGCGCCATGATCAGGCGTGCCGCGGCCGACGGAGCTGCGCTGGTGGTCCTGCAGGAGCTGCATGCCGGCCCCTACTTCTGCCAGGTGGAGGACCCGGCCCTGTTCGACATGGCCGAGCCGCTTCCCGGCCCCGCCAGCCGCGCCATTGCCGAGCTGGCCGGCGAACTGGGGGTGGTCGTCGTGGCCTCGCTCTTCGAACGCCGCGCCCCCGGCCTGTACCACAACACCGCCGTGGTCTTCGAAAAGGACGGTTCCACGGCCGGCATCTACCGCAAGATGCACATCCCCGACGATCCCGGCTTTTACGAGAAGTTCTACTTCACCCCCGGCGATCTGGGGTTCAACCCGGTCAAGACCTCGGTCGGCACCCTCGGGGTCCTGGTCTGCTGGGACCAGTGGTATCCCGAGGCGGCCCGTCTCATGGCCCTGGCCGGGGCCGATCTTTTGATCTACCCCACCGCCATCGGCTGGGACCCGGCCGACAGCGCGGCGGAAAAGGAGCGCCAGCGCGATGCCTGGATTACCGTCCAGCGCGGCCATGCCGTGGCCAACGGTCTGCCGCTTCTGGCCGTCAACCGGGTCGGCTTCGAGCCGTCCCCCCTTCATCCGGAAACCGGTATTCAATTCTGGGGGAGCAGTTTTGCGGCCGGACCACAGGGGGAGTTGCTGGTGGAGGCCTCGCGGGAGAACGAGGAGATTCTCCTGGTGGATGTGGATATGGAGCGGAGCGAAACCGTGCGGCGCATCTGGCCGTTTCTCCGCGACCGGCGTATCGACGCCTACGGGGACCTGGTGAAGCGTTACCGGGATTGATGTGGCAGATCCAAATTTAAGTCAACATCTGCCACGGAGACACAGAGGTACAGAGGTACAGAGGTACAGAGAGAAAAACGCAGTATCTATTTGGGGAAAACAACATCTGAATCCGTTGTTTATTTAGTTTTGCTCCCGCTTTTCTCCGTGTCTCTGCGTCTCTGTGGCAGACGTTTTCAGGGTGGTTAGTTGTGCCGAGCAAACGTCAGAGGCCCCAAAAGGCGAAATCCTTTGGGGCCTCTGACGTTTCATTCCGGTGTGGTGCGGATAGCCCGGCTATCCCTTCAAGCCGGTCTCCCGGGCCAACTCCCGCCAGGCCGGCAGGCTCCGTTCGATCATGGCCATGTCCACGCAGTAGGCGATCCTGAAAAAGCCGGGCGCCCCGAAGCCGCTTCCCGGCACCAGGAGGATGCGGTGCTTCTGGGCCAGCTTGATGAACGCCACGTCGTCGGCCAGGGGGGAGGCGGGGAAAAGGTAAAAGGCGCCGTCCGGCTTGACCAGCTTGAACCCCATGGCGGTCAGTTCCCGTACCAGAAGATCGCGTTTCGCCCGGTACGGTTCGATGTCCACCGACTCGTCCTGCAGGTTGGTCACCAGCCGCTGCATGAGGGCCGGCGCGTTGACGAAGCCCAGGACCCGGTTGCAGTAGATGGCGCCCCCCATGAACTGCATGGCGGTGGGCATGCGCGGGTTGATCGCCAGGTACCCGATCCGCTCGCCCGGCAGGGCCAGGTCCTTGCTGTGCGAGGTGACGATGACCGCATTCTCTATCAGCGGAAAGATGTTGGGGACATGCTTGCCGTCATAGGCGATGCGGGCGTAGGGCTCGTCGGAGATGACGTAGATGTGGCGGCTGGTCTTCTGCTGCGTCCTGTCCAGGAGGTCGCCGAGCTTGCGCAGGCTTTCCGCCGGGTAGATCACCCCGGTGGGGTTGTTGGGGGAGCAGATGATGATGGCCCGCGTCTTCGGCGTGAGCGCTTTCTCAATGGCGTCCACGTCAAGCTGGAAGGTGTCGCGGTCGGTCCAGACCGGCACCGGAATGCCGCCGTGGTTGTCGATGTACGAGATGTATTCCACAAAATAGGGGGCCAGGACGATGACCTCGTCCCCCGGATTGAGGATGGTCTTGAGCACCACATTGAGTGCGCCCCCCGCCCCGCAGGTCATGACCACGTGCTCGAAGGTGACCGGCAGCCCGGAATCCCGGGCCAGTTTTGCCGCCACGGCGGCCCGGGTCTCGGGGTAGCCCGCGTTGTTCATGTAACTGTGCATGCCGGGCAGGGGATGCTGGGCCAGGGCCAGAAGCTCCCGGTAAAAGGCCTCGGGCGGCTCCACATCCGGGTTCCCCAGGGTGAAGTCGTAGACGTTCTCGGCACCGAATTCCTGGCGCAGGGCCTCTCCCTCCTCGAACATCTTGCGAATCCAGGATGACCGCGAGATGAATCCTGCAATTTTGGTGGCGATGGCCATGGCTGTTCCCTCCCCGGTGCCGTTTCTGATAAGATGATCTCATCATTATTACTACAACCGTTCCGGAGAACTCAATGGAAATTCCATCCTACCCCGACTCGCGGCCCCTGGACCTTGCCGATAAGTCATTGCTGGATGGGCGCTTTTCCGTTCTTCAACCGCGCATCTCCGAGTTGACCTTTGCCGGCCTGTACCTGTTTCGCGCCGCCCACGACTATCGGCTGGCCATGGTGGGGGATGCGTTGCTGGTTCTGGGGCGCGGGTATTCGGGGGAACGTTACTGTCTCCCCCCCGTGGGAGGTGCGGTGGAAGCGGCGCTGGATGCGGTGTGGAACGACGGGCTGGAACTCTACGGCGCCGACGAGACGCTTGCGGCACAGTGCCTGAAGCGGGGAGGGGTGACCGCGGCCGAAGATCGGGATTCCTTCGACTATCTCTATCTGCGGGAGGAACTGGCTACCCTGCCGGGCCACCGTTTTCACAAAAAAAAGAACCGTATCAGCTATTTTGCCGCCCGCCACGAATACCGGGTGGCGCTCTTCTCGGAACAGCACCGGGCAGGGTGCCACAGGCTGCTGGAGGTGTGGCGGGGGGTGAACGACGACGGGGGCGCGGCCACTGCTCTCGGCGGGGAATTGGCGGCGGCGGCAGAGGCCCTTGAAATGGCGGAGCGGTTGGGCCTGGAGGGGGTGGTCGTGACGGTTGCCGGCGAGGTCACGGCCTTCAGCCTGGGGGAACGGCTCAACGCCGGGACCGCGGTCTGCCATTTCGAAAAGGCCGACCCCTTCATGGAGGGGGCGGCGCAGCTCGTCAACCGGGAATTCAGCCGGCTTCTTTTCACGGAGTGCCGTTTTGTGAATCGGGAGCAGGACCTGGGGGATGGGGGCTTGCGCAACGCCAAACTTTCCTACCACCCGGCCGAGTTGATCAAAAAGTTCCGCATTCGCCGGACACCACAAATGAATGCCTGAATCCGTGCGGACCCGCGGGTTCGGGTGAAAGAATTAATTCATGTCCTGCCCATGGCAATCGGTTTTCTGATAAATAGTTTGCAATCGCTGGAAAAATATTGTACATAACCTGTTCTTTTAAAGGCGGCATCCGTGCCGTATCTCCTTGCTCCGGGCAGGACCGGGGCTTGAAAACCGTGAGGAGGAAACATCACATGAGGAAGTATGAAACGATTTTCATCCTCCAGCCGGAACTTGGCGAAGACGAGATCAAAAGCATCAGCGCCAAGGTTCAGGAAGTCATTTCGTCGTACAATGGCGAGTGCTTCAGGCTGGACGACTGGGGTGTCAGGAAGCTGGCATACCCCATCAGGAAGTTTGCCAGGGGGCGCTACTATTATCTGCGCTTTGATGGTGGGGCTGAGCTGATCGCCGAGTTGGAACGGCGTCTCAGGCTGAACGAGAAGGTGCTCCGGTACCAGAGCGTCAACATTACCGGGGAACCCGAAAAGGCTGTCGAGAAGAAGGCTCCCGCGGTCGAGGCGGAAGCGGTGGAGGCTGTTGAAGAGGCAGCCGGTACCGTTGAAGCGGCAAACGAATAATTTCCTGGAGGATATACTATCATGAGCGACGAAAGACCCAGCACCCCCTATCAACGTCCGGCAGGCGGCCCCGGCCAGCGTCCGGCAGGCGGCCCCGGCGGCCCCCGCAAGCGTCGTCCGTTTCAGCGCAGGAAGGTATGCCGTTTTTGCGCCGAGAAGAACCTGACCATTGATTACAAAGAGCCCCGTACCCTGCGCTACTTCATCTCGGAGCGCGGCAAGATCGTTCCCCGCCGTATTTCCGGCAACTGCGCGAAACACCAGCGGGAAATCACCGAGGCCATCAAGCGCGCCCGCAATCTGGCGCTTTTGCCGATCGCTTCGAACCACTCGCTGTCCTAGGGGCGGAATGAACCCGAACGCTCCGGCCGGCTCCGTCATGGCACGGCTTCTTGCAGTTATCCTGGGCACCGCAGCAACGTTCGCGTTGTTTGCGGTGTCCTTCGTACTGCCGCCGCTCGGTT is a window of Geobacter sp. FeAm09 DNA encoding:
- a CDS encoding agmatine deiminase family protein is translated as MNPRFPAEWEAQDGVLLAWPHEGTDWAYMLDDVRPVFADIIRRITRFERVVLTAPNAASAREYLAAAGIGLERVVICEMPNNDTWARDFGPITVIFNGQPVLLDFGFNGWGLKFAANHDNLISKRLKEQGALVPNLKTVGLVLEGGSVESDGLGTILTTAECLLSPNRNPQLDKGEVELALASLLGAGRVLWLNHGFLAGDDTDSHIDTLARICPDNTIVYTACDDPRDEHYPELKLMEEELKAFRAPDGSPYRLLPLPWPRARFDEQAHRLPATYANFLVINGAVLVPTYRDPEKDGPAMACIGQAFPGREIIGIDCLPLLEQHGSLHCVTMQLPQGVLP
- a CDS encoding carbon-nitrogen hydrolase; translated protein: MTRLLTAALIQQRCGNDKKANLDGTCAMIRRAAADGAALVVLQELHAGPYFCQVEDPALFDMAEPLPGPASRAIAELAGELGVVVVASLFERRAPGLYHNTAVVFEKDGSTAGIYRKMHIPDDPGFYEKFYFTPGDLGFNPVKTSVGTLGVLVCWDQWYPEAARLMALAGADLLIYPTAIGWDPADSAAEKERQRDAWITVQRGHAVANGLPLLAVNRVGFEPSPLHPETGIQFWGSSFAAGPQGELLVEASRENEEILLVDVDMERSETVRRIWPFLRDRRIDAYGDLVKRYRD
- a CDS encoding pyridoxal phosphate-dependent aminotransferase, with translation MAIATKIAGFISRSSWIRKMFEEGEALRQEFGAENVYDFTLGNPDVEPPEAFYRELLALAQHPLPGMHSYMNNAGYPETRAAVAAKLARDSGLPVTFEHVVMTCGAGGALNVVLKTILNPGDEVIVLAPYFVEYISYIDNHGGIPVPVWTDRDTFQLDVDAIEKALTPKTRAIIICSPNNPTGVIYPAESLRKLGDLLDRTQQKTSRHIYVISDEPYARIAYDGKHVPNIFPLIENAVIVTSHSKDLALPGERIGYLAINPRMPTAMQFMGGAIYCNRVLGFVNAPALMQRLVTNLQDESVDIEPYRAKRDLLVRELTAMGFKLVKPDGAFYLFPASPLADDVAFIKLAQKHRILLVPGSGFGAPGFFRIAYCVDMAMIERSLPAWRELARETGLKG
- a CDS encoding DUF2156 domain-containing protein; translated protein: MEIPSYPDSRPLDLADKSLLDGRFSVLQPRISELTFAGLYLFRAAHDYRLAMVGDALLVLGRGYSGERYCLPPVGGAVEAALDAVWNDGLELYGADETLAAQCLKRGGVTAAEDRDSFDYLYLREELATLPGHRFHKKKNRISYFAARHEYRVALFSEQHRAGCHRLLEVWRGVNDDGGAATALGGELAAAAEALEMAERLGLEGVVVTVAGEVTAFSLGERLNAGTAVCHFEKADPFMEGAAQLVNREFSRLLFTECRFVNREQDLGDGGLRNAKLSYHPAELIKKFRIRRTPQMNA
- the rpsF gene encoding 30S ribosomal protein S6 → MRKYETIFILQPELGEDEIKSISAKVQEVISSYNGECFRLDDWGVRKLAYPIRKFARGRYYYLRFDGGAELIAELERRLRLNEKVLRYQSVNITGEPEKAVEKKAPAVEAEAVEAVEEAAGTVEAANE
- the rpsR gene encoding 30S ribosomal protein S18, with translation MSDERPSTPYQRPAGGPGQRPAGGPGGPRKRRPFQRRKVCRFCAEKNLTIDYKEPRTLRYFISERGKIVPRRISGNCAKHQREITEAIKRARNLALLPIASNHSLS